The DNA region TTGGCTTCGTTCGTGATGAGGTGGAGGTCAGTGACTCTGTCCTATCTCGCCAGGCGTCAATGCTGGAGGAGGCTGGGCTGATCGAGATCAAGAAGGATTTCGTGGGGAAGCGCCCCCGGACGCGTCTGCAGCTCACCACCCAGGGTCGCACAGCATTTAGGGCGCATGTTCGGGCGCTGGAAGCCATCGTGCAGCGAACAGCGGGGGAGGTGATAGGGAAGCTCTCACCCTAAACTCCCGCATCCTGATCAGCAGGCTCTGAGCCTGGAAATGGATGGTTTGGAAAGAGATTACGCGCGACGCGGCGGAGTTGGGTGTTGCATGAGGAACGGCATTGGGAGCATGACTCTCCTCACCCTCACGCACACACGTATGGCCGGCGCTGGAAGGACTGGCGCCGTGTTTGGTTTGCGTCTTCCTCTGGCTCAGCGCAGTCAGTAGGTCAAAAGCTCTGCTGAAATCTTCCAGGTCGCCCTCATTGACACCGACGAGAGAGTCGTTCAATCAGGCCTGGTGGGGCAGCGGCGCCATTGGACAAGTTGAGGGTTTCTCAGTCATCGACGGTGAGAACGTGCGGCTGTAGTTCTTGCAGGAGGCTGTTGAGGGCAGCTGAGGCGTGCTTGAAGGTCAGCGCGAACGGGCCCACGAGCAGGGTGTATCGGTTGAGGACGCAGTCAAGGCCCGATCCGAGAATGCCTGGGTCTGACCGAAGAGGTCTGCCGATGACGAAGAAGCCAAGCTTCAGGAATTTCGCCTCCCCCTGGCCCAGTTAAGGCAATACCGCCCTCTTGTATGCTCTCGGATACCGTGACACTCCAGTGTTTTCCGGATATATCGGCAGGGCTGCTCATTTGGCCCTGAGCCTCGGCAGAGCCATAGCCGCATTCTCCTTGACGGCCAGCCACCACCAGTGGTGGACGCTTTGGTCTGATTTCGTCCAAAAGCGAACCGGAACCGCGAAGGGGTTCCGGTTTCTGTTTGCTCAGTCCTCTTGTGGAAGCGACGCCATAGAAACGAATCGTTCGCCCAGGATTATGCCTGGGCGCCGGTCATTTCTTGCCCGGCACTGAGACGTTGTTCAGGGCTCCTGTCCCGAGGGGGTTGGCAATCCAGCCCTTGACGTAGGTTCGCGCCGCACCGAGAGGCTGGCTGTGCACGATAGGGATCCGGTAGTTGGCGTTGTACGTCATCTCCTGAATTTGTGCGTAGATTTTCGCCTTGTCGTCACGCGCCACGGTGGCCCGCCCCTTTTCCAGGAGGGCGTTGAGTTCCGGCGGGTTCCAATTGATATCGTCACTGCCACCCGGACCATAAAACGCTGAGTAGAAGTTGTCCGGGTCACCGTAGTCACCTGTCCAACCGATCATGTAGATGTCGAAGCCTGGTTCCTGGTACCGGTCTTTGAGGTATTTGGCATAATCCTCCGTCTTCAGATTCACCTTGATTCCGATCGCCGACAGGTCCGCAGAGATGGCTTCGGCAATGGGTTTCGGAAGTGGAAAGAACGGACGGGCAATGGGCAGGTACCAGAAGTCCAGCGTGAAACCGTTCGGATACCCGGCCTCTGCCAGCAGCTTCTTGGCCGCAGCAGGGTCAAATTTGTAATCGGCGGGCACATTTTTGGAGTTCGCCCAGGCCAGCGCTTTTGGGAGAAACGAAGCGTTCGAGGTGCCCAGTCCGTTCCAGAACGCCTCGACAATGGCAGGTTTGTTGATTGCCATGCTGATGGCCTGCCGAACCTTGTCATTTTTGAGGTACTGGTTGCGGTTGTTCAGGCTGATGAAGCCCACATTGAAACTGGGCCGCAGCACCACCTGCAGGTTCGAATCTGCCTTGAGGGCCTTGAGGCTGTCCGGGTTGATGTCACCCACCAGGTCGACCGA from Deinococcus humi includes:
- a CDS encoding winged helix-turn-helix domain-containing protein, with amino-acid sequence MKHPRQNLAEQLTHPVRFSIVALLAQVELADFGFVRDEVEVSDSVLSRQASMLEEAGLIEIKKDFVGKRPRTRLQLTTQGRTAFRAHVRALEAIVQRTAGEVIGKLSP
- a CDS encoding ABC transporter substrate-binding protein, with amino-acid sequence MKPFLALCTALLLASAGHAAATTLVYAANGDPVTFDSGNITDGVSVIYQLQVYDTLVGFVDGTTDTRPALATSWKPNANATSWTFNLRRNVKFHDGTPFNADAVLFNWNRFWDPAAPNGYRDQGRTYDIVTSLLGGFKGQPNAIIKNIVKVDDFTVRFDLNKPSTVFAQVVGTGFFGIASPTAVKAQGAKYGTPASKPVGTGPFIFGAWKTGDRVTYTRNPNYWGTKAKVDTLIVRGIKDASQRLNELKAGSVDLVGDINPDSLKALKADSNLQVVLRPSFNVGFISLNNRNQYLKNDKVRQAISMAINKPAIVEAFWNGLGTSNASFLPKALAWANSKNVPADYKFDPAAAKKLLAEAGYPNGFTLDFWYLPIARPFFPLPKPIAEAISADLSAIGIKVNLKTEDYAKYLKDRYQEPGFDIYMIGWTGDYGDPDNFYSAFYGPGGSDDINWNPPELNALLEKGRATVARDDKAKIYAQIQEMTYNANYRIPIVHSQPLGAARTYVKGWIANPLGTGALNNVSVPGKK